The Delphinus delphis chromosome 7, mDelDel1.2, whole genome shotgun sequence genome includes a window with the following:
- the NEMP2 gene encoding nuclear envelope integral membrane protein 2 isoform X3 codes for MDLIKTSQSDCYCYNQKSQVKWKYIWSTVQVKITSSGLLSIVYITERYNCQYPETILSIIKCVIHNLWTPKESNDITITINPYRETVCFSVKPARKIFIYTVRVNRNIVDFKLFLVFVAGIFLFFYAKTLSHLKSKAWTQRRWAAGLNPPTGRSPVFFYSSGTVLGILMTLVFVLLLVKKFIPKYSTFWALMVGCWFASVYIVWQLMEELKWLWCENRIYILGYVLIVGCLSFTVCYKHGPLVEERSVTLLAWALQLLSLLLVYAGVAIPQFAYAVMLLTLSSKILHYPLRALAYVRWKMKKWFTSEKPVVKFLTEDEYREQADAATTRALEDLRQACRSPGFPSWLAVSRLRAPKTFADFVLGGSHLSPEEIRLHEEQYGLAGAFLEEQLFNLRTPDSLPAH; via the exons GTGAAAATTACCAGTTCAGGCCTGCTCAGTATTGTATATATCACAGAAAGATATAATTGCCAGTATCCAGAAACCATTCTGTCTATTATCAAATGTGTGATTCATAACCTTTGGACACCAAAGGAGTCTAATGATATAACCATAACCATCAATCCATATCGGGAGACTGTGTGCTTCTCTGTGAAGCCTGCCAGGAAGATATTTATCTATACCGTAAGAGTGAATCGAAACA TTGTGGATTTCAAACTCTTCCTTGTGTTTGTGGCGggcattttcctcttcttttatgcAAAGACCTTGAGTCA CCTGAAGAGTAAAGCTTGGACTCAGAGGAGATGGGCTGCAGGCCTGAATCCTCCAACTGGCAG GAGCCctgttttcttttactcttcgGGGACTGTGCTAGGTATTCTAATGACATTAGTCTTTGTCCTGTTGCTGGTGAAAAAGTTCATTCCTAAG TATAGCACGTTTTGGGCTCTAATGGTTGGTTGTTGGTTTGCTTCAGTTTATATTGTGTGGCAACTGATGGAAGAGCTGAAGTGGCTGTGGTgtgaaaacagaatatatatattag GCTACGTCTTGATAGTTGGGTGTCTCAGCTTTACTGTTTGTTACAAGCACGGGCCCCTCGTGGAGGAGAGGAGCGTGACCCTCTTGGCGTGGGCGCTGCAGctcctctccctgctcctggTCTATGCTGGCGTGGCCATTCCTCAGTTCGCCTATGCAGTGATGCTCCTCACCCTGTCGTCCAAGATCCTGCACTACCCACTGAGAGCACTCGCTTACGTGAGATG gaaaatgaagaaatggttTACATCAGAAAAGCCGGTGGTTAAGTTTCTTACTGAAGACGAGTACAGGGAACAAGCCGATGCTGCGACGACCCGCGCCCTGGAGGACCTGCGCCAGGCCTGCCGCAGCCCCGGCTTCCCATCCTGGCTGGCCGTGTCCAGGCTCCGGGCGCCTAAAAC GTTTGCAGACTTTGTTCTTGGAGGAAGCCACTTGTCGCCTGAAGAAATTAGGCTGCATGAAGAACAATATGGCCTTGCGGGTGCCTTCCTGGAAGAGCAGCTCTTTAACCTGAGGACTCCTGACAGTCTGCCTGCACACTGA